Within the Prosthecochloris marina genome, the region CGGAGACACAACTTATGGAGTCAAGAATATTACCGGATCCTTCCGCAGTAAAGGAGGAACTGATAAAGAAGTATCCGCCGAAAGTCGCCAAGAAAAGAGGGAAAGCGATCGTCGTCAACGATCCCGCTGAAATCCCACAGGTACAGGCTAACATCCGTACCATACCCGGCATAATCACGCAAAGAGGTTGTTCCTACGCCGGCTGTAAAGGTGTTGTTTTAGGACCGACAAGGGATATCGTCAATCTGGTTCATGGTCCGATAGGCTGCAGCTTTTACGCATGGTTGACCAGGAGAAACCAAACCCGACCGGACGGCCCTGAAGGAGAAAACTACATGACCTATTGCTTCTCTACCGACATGCAGGAAGAACATGTGGTTTTCGGGGGCGAGAAAAAACTCAAAAAGGCGATCCAGGAAGCATATGATCTCTTTCACCCGAAAGCTATCGGCATTTTCTCAACCTGCCCGGTAGGCCTCATAGGTGATGACATTCATGCGGTTGCCAAGGAGATGCGGGAGAAACTCGGCGACTGCAACATTTTCGGATTCAGTTGCGAAGGCTACAAGGGCGTCAGCCAGTCGGCCGGACACCATATCGCCAACAACCAGGTCTTCAAACATGTTGTCGGCCTGGACGACACGGACAAGGGCGGCAGTTTCAAGATCAACATGCTCGGCGAATACAACATCGGCGGTGATGCATTTGAAATCGAGCGACTGCTCGACAAGTGCGGAATCACTCTGGTTGCAAGTTTCAGCGGTAACTCGACCATTGGCCAGTTCGAGAACTCACACACGGCCGACCTGAATGTCATCATGTGCCATCGCTCGATCAACTACATGGCTGAAATGATGGAAACGAAGTACGGTATTCCCTGGATGAAAGTGAACTTCATCGGAGCGGAAGCGACTGCAAAATCATTACGCCGGATTGCCCGATACTTCGAAGACGATGCGTTGATGGCAAGGGTCGAAGAGGTAATTGCCGAAGAGATGCCTGCAGTTTCATCGGTTATCGAGGAAATACATCCAAAAACCAAGGGCAAGCTCGCCATGCTGTTCGTGGGTGGATCGAGAGCGCACCATTACCAGGAACTGTTCATGGAACTTGGAATGGAAACCCTATCGGCAGGATACGAATTCGGGCATCGTGACGACTATGAAGGGCGACGGGTCATTCCGAACATCAAAGTCGATGCCGACAGCAAAAATATCGAAGAACTGAAGATCAGTGCCGACCCGGAAAAGTACAAACCCAGAAAAACCGAAGAGGAGCTTGAAAAGCTTAAAGAAGCCGGCCTCGACATCAGGGATTATGACGGCATGATGCCGGATATGAAGAAAGGATCTCTGGTCATCGACGATATCAGCCACTACGAAACCGAAAAACTGATCGAGCTCTACAAACCAGACATTTTCTGTGCCGGCATCAAGGAGAAATATGTGGTTCAAAAAATGGGTGTCCCCCTGAAACAGCTACACAGCTATGATTATGGAGGGCCTTACGCTGGCTTTACCGGTGCCATCAACTTCTACAGGGACATCGACCGGATGGTCAACAGCCGTGTATGGAAACTGATCCAGGCACCTTGGGAGGAAACATCGATCGAGCTGGAAGCAGACTACGTGACACAGTAAAAGGCATCTCTATACATTGCCGCAAGCGCCTTGAGTGCAAGGCGAACGGAGCACAGAAACCGGAGTGCATATGAAGTACGTCAGGATTTCGAGCACCGATCAACGAAGTAATCATGGTGCACGGCAAATTAACAGAGACGCCCCAAAAAAGGAGATTAAAGAACATGCTATTACGACATACCAATAAAGAGATACTCGAACGTGAAGCACTCACGATAAACCCTGCTAAAACCTGCCAGCCGATAGGCGC harbors:
- the nifD gene encoding nitrogenase molybdenum-iron protein alpha chain, whose amino-acid sequence is MESRILPDPSAVKEELIKKYPPKVAKKRGKAIVVNDPAEIPQVQANIRTIPGIITQRGCSYAGCKGVVLGPTRDIVNLVHGPIGCSFYAWLTRRNQTRPDGPEGENYMTYCFSTDMQEEHVVFGGEKKLKKAIQEAYDLFHPKAIGIFSTCPVGLIGDDIHAVAKEMREKLGDCNIFGFSCEGYKGVSQSAGHHIANNQVFKHVVGLDDTDKGGSFKINMLGEYNIGGDAFEIERLLDKCGITLVASFSGNSTIGQFENSHTADLNVIMCHRSINYMAEMMETKYGIPWMKVNFIGAEATAKSLRRIARYFEDDALMARVEEVIAEEMPAVSSVIEEIHPKTKGKLAMLFVGGSRAHHYQELFMELGMETLSAGYEFGHRDDYEGRRVIPNIKVDADSKNIEELKISADPEKYKPRKTEEELEKLKEAGLDIRDYDGMMPDMKKGSLVIDDISHYETEKLIELYKPDIFCAGIKEKYVVQKMGVPLKQLHSYDYGGPYAGFTGAINFYRDIDRMVNSRVWKLIQAPWEETSIELEADYVTQ